The Podarcis muralis chromosome 10, rPodMur119.hap1.1, whole genome shotgun sequence genome includes a region encoding these proteins:
- the SCYL2 gene encoding SCY1-like protein 2 isoform X1 — protein sequence MESMLNKLKSTVTKVTADVTSAVMGNPVTREFDVGRHIASGGNGLAWKIFNGTKKSTKQEVAVFVFDKKLIDKYQKFEKDQIIDSLKRGVQQLTRLRHPRLLTVQHPLEESRDCLAFCTEPVCASLANILGSWDNLPSPLPSDIKEYKLFDVEMKYGLLQVSEGLSFLHSSVKMVHGNLTPENIILNKSGAWKITGFDFSISSINPSEQEPKFSCKEWDPNLPSLCLPNPEYLAPEYILSVSCETASDMYSLGAIMYAVFNNGKPIFEVNKQDIYKSFSRQLDQLSRLGANNLQDIPEEVREHVKLLLNVAPAVRPDADQMTKIPFFDDVGAVTLQYFDSLFQRDNLQKSQFFKGLPKVLPKLPKRVIVQRILPALTSEFVNPDMVPFVLPNVLLIAEECSKEEYIKLILPDLNPVFKQQEPIQILLIFLQKMDLLLTKTPPEEIKNSVLPMVYRALEAPSIQIQELCLNIIPTFANLIDYPSMKNSLIPRIKNACLQTSSLAVRVNSLVCLGKILEYLDKWFVLDDILPFLQQIPSKEPAVLMGILGIYKCTFSHKKLGITKEQLAGKVLPHLIPLSIENNLNLNQFNSFISVIKEMLCKLEAEHKTKLEQIHVMQEQQKSFDITNPMSPPEETKAKNTGNQIDKVFSSLGTDILTSGPDCKENGMLTNKRKGSLTLEEKQKLAKEQEQAQKMKNQQPLKPQPHTVTAPVKQTKDLTDTLRESMASLTSQSINKPKVPSSNSFSSVGIGMGFSSPVESAKRNGLNANMGFQPSGFGMGIGTTSQNYFSTASVTGMTNMNMMPAANMAPYSPMNTTAAISQPAQQSRPPDMSALDSLFTAQKPKVSMNQLSQQKTNPWLNQFAPPQGSNSTALGTQMNAMGQSGFGLQGNPFFSPQNFTQPTNSMTSSSSASNDLKDLFG from the exons ATGGAGTCCATGCTAAACAAATTGAAGAGCACGGTTACGAAAGTGACTGCAGATGTCACTAGTGCAGTCATGGGAAATCCAGTTACCAGGGAATTTGATGTTGGACGACATATTGCTAGTGGTGGCAATGGGCTTGCTTGGAAGATTTTTAATGGCACTAAAAAATCAACAAAACAG gaAGTGGCGGTTTTTGTTTTTGATAAAAAGCTGATAGACAAATATCAGAAATTTGAGAAAGATCAAATCATTGATTCCTTAAAACGAGGAGTTCAGCAGCTAACAAGGCTGCGACATCCTCGGCTGCTGACTGTGCAACATCCATTGGAAGAATCCAG GGACTGTTTGGCATTTTGTACAGAACCAGTTTGCGCAAGTTTGGCTAACATACTTGGCAGCTGGGACAATCTTCCCTCACCTTTACCATCTGACATCAAAGAATACAAACTTTTTGATGTAGAAATGAAATATGGCTTGCTTCAG GTTTCTGAAGGCTTGTCATTTCTACATAGCAGTGTGAAAATGGTCCATGGCAACCTTACTCCTGAaaatataattttgaataaaagtgGAGCATGGAAAATTACTGGATTTGACTTCAGCATCTCATCTATAAATCCATCTGAGCAAGAG ccaAAGTTCTCTTGTAAAGAATGGGATCCAAACTTACCATCTTTGTGTCTTCCAAATCCTGAGTATTTGGCCCCTGAATACATCCTCTCAGTGAGCTGTGAGACAGCCAGTGACATGTACTCTCTAGGAGCAATTATGTATGCTGTGTTTAATAATGGAAAACCTATTTTTGAGGTCAACAAACAGGATATTTATAAAAGTTTCAGCAGACAGCTGGATCAG CTTAGTCGTTTGGGCGCCAATAACCTTCAAGACATTCCAGAAGAAGTCCGTGAGCATGTAAAACTACTGTTAAACGTAGCTCCTGCAGTCAGACCAGATGCTGACCAAATGACTAAG ATACCATTCTTTGATGATGTTGGGGCGGTGACACTACAGTACTTCGATTCGTTATTCCAAAGGGATAATCTTCAAAAGTCACAGTTTTTTAAAGGGCTGCCAAAAGTTCTACCAAAATTGCCTAAG CGTGTTATAGTGCAGAGGATTTTGCCTGCCTTGACATCCGAATTTGTGAACCCAGACATGGTACCTTTTGTTCTGCCTAATGTTCTGCTCATTGCAGAGGAATGTTCCAAAGAAGAGTATATAAAGTTAATTCTACCTGATCTCAACCCTGTCTTTAAACAGCAGGAACCAATTCAG ATTCTGTTGATATTTCTTCAAAAAATGGACTTGCTGCTAACCAAAACACCTCCTGAAGAAATAAAGAACAGTGTTCTACCAATGGTTTATCGAGCATTAGAAGCACCTTCGATTCAGATTCAG GAACTCTGCTTAAACATAATTCCTACGTTTGCCAACCTTATAGACTATCCATCAATGAAAAATTCACTGATACCAAGAATTAAAAATGCCTGTTTACAAACATCATCTCTTGCT GTACGTGTAAATTCCTTAGTCTGTTTGGGAAAGATTTTGGAATACTTGGATAAGTGGTTCGTTCTTGATGATATTCTGCCTTTTTTGCAACAAATTCCTTCCAAGGAACCCGCAGTCCTTATGGGAATTCTAG GTATCTACAAATGTACGTTTAGTCATAAGAAACTGGGAATTACAAAAGAGCAACTTGCAGGAAAGGTTCTGCCCCATCTGATTCCTCTCAGCATTGAGAACAATCTTAATCTAAACCAG TTTAATTCCTTCATTTCAGTCATAAAAGAGATGTTATGTAAATTGGAAGCTGAGCATAAGACCAAACTTGAACAGATCCATGTTATGCAAGAACAGCAAAA ATCTTTCGATATAACTAATCCAATGAGCCCACCTGAAGAAACAAAAGCCAAAAATACAGGCAATCAG ATTGACAAGGTGTTTAGCAGCCTAGGAACAGATATCTTAACTAGTGGACCTGATTGTAAAGAGAATGGAATGTTGACAAATAAGAGAAAG GGATCGCTTACACTTGAAGAGAAGCAAAAGTTAGCAAAAGAGCAAGAACAAGcacaaaaaatgaaaaaccaaCAGCCACTTAAACCTCAGCCTCACACAGTTACTGCCCCAGTCAAACAG ACCAAGGACTTGACTGACACTTTGAGAGAAAGCATGGCATCATTAACCAGCCAGTCCATCAACAAACCTAAAGTTCCCTCTTCAAATAGCTTTTCTTCAGTGGGTATTGGAATGGGGTTTTCATCCCCTGTTGAGAGCGCTAAGAGAAATGGACTAAATGCTAATATGGGATTTCAGCCGTCTGGATTTGGGATGGGAATTGGTACTACAAGCCAGAATTACTTCAGTACTGCTAGTGTCACAGGAATGACCAACATGAATATGATGCCAGCAGCAAACATGGCACCTTATAGTCCTATGAACACTACAGCTGCAATTTCACAACCAGCACAACAAAGCAGACCACCAGATATGTCAGCTTTAGATAGCCTATTTACGGCTCAAAAACCTAAAGTTAGTATGAATCAGTTGTcgcaacaaaaaacaaacccatggCTTAATCAGTTTGCACCTCCTCAGGGTTCCAACAGTACTGCCTTAGGAACGCAGATGAATGCGATGGGACAATCTGGCTTTGGCTTGCAGGGAAATCCTTTCTTTAGTCCTCAAAACTTCACACAACCAACAAACAGCATGACAAGCAGCAGCTCAGCTAGTAATGACTTAAAAGACCTCTTTGGGTAA
- the SCYL2 gene encoding SCY1-like protein 2 isoform X2, producing the protein MVHGNLTPENIILNKSGAWKITGFDFSISSINPSEQEPKFSCKEWDPNLPSLCLPNPEYLAPEYILSVSCETASDMYSLGAIMYAVFNNGKPIFEVNKQDIYKSFSRQLDQLSRLGANNLQDIPEEVREHVKLLLNVAPAVRPDADQMTKIPFFDDVGAVTLQYFDSLFQRDNLQKSQFFKGLPKVLPKLPKRVIVQRILPALTSEFVNPDMVPFVLPNVLLIAEECSKEEYIKLILPDLNPVFKQQEPIQILLIFLQKMDLLLTKTPPEEIKNSVLPMVYRALEAPSIQIQELCLNIIPTFANLIDYPSMKNSLIPRIKNACLQTSSLAVRVNSLVCLGKILEYLDKWFVLDDILPFLQQIPSKEPAVLMGILGIYKCTFSHKKLGITKEQLAGKVLPHLIPLSIENNLNLNQFNSFISVIKEMLCKLEAEHKTKLEQIHVMQEQQKSFDITNPMSPPEETKAKNTGNQIDKVFSSLGTDILTSGPDCKENGMLTNKRKGSLTLEEKQKLAKEQEQAQKMKNQQPLKPQPHTVTAPVKQTKDLTDTLRESMASLTSQSINKPKVPSSNSFSSVGIGMGFSSPVESAKRNGLNANMGFQPSGFGMGIGTTSQNYFSTASVTGMTNMNMMPAANMAPYSPMNTTAAISQPAQQSRPPDMSALDSLFTAQKPKVSMNQLSQQKTNPWLNQFAPPQGSNSTALGTQMNAMGQSGFGLQGNPFFSPQNFTQPTNSMTSSSSASNDLKDLFG; encoded by the exons ATGGTCCATGGCAACCTTACTCCTGAaaatataattttgaataaaagtgGAGCATGGAAAATTACTGGATTTGACTTCAGCATCTCATCTATAAATCCATCTGAGCAAGAG ccaAAGTTCTCTTGTAAAGAATGGGATCCAAACTTACCATCTTTGTGTCTTCCAAATCCTGAGTATTTGGCCCCTGAATACATCCTCTCAGTGAGCTGTGAGACAGCCAGTGACATGTACTCTCTAGGAGCAATTATGTATGCTGTGTTTAATAATGGAAAACCTATTTTTGAGGTCAACAAACAGGATATTTATAAAAGTTTCAGCAGACAGCTGGATCAG CTTAGTCGTTTGGGCGCCAATAACCTTCAAGACATTCCAGAAGAAGTCCGTGAGCATGTAAAACTACTGTTAAACGTAGCTCCTGCAGTCAGACCAGATGCTGACCAAATGACTAAG ATACCATTCTTTGATGATGTTGGGGCGGTGACACTACAGTACTTCGATTCGTTATTCCAAAGGGATAATCTTCAAAAGTCACAGTTTTTTAAAGGGCTGCCAAAAGTTCTACCAAAATTGCCTAAG CGTGTTATAGTGCAGAGGATTTTGCCTGCCTTGACATCCGAATTTGTGAACCCAGACATGGTACCTTTTGTTCTGCCTAATGTTCTGCTCATTGCAGAGGAATGTTCCAAAGAAGAGTATATAAAGTTAATTCTACCTGATCTCAACCCTGTCTTTAAACAGCAGGAACCAATTCAG ATTCTGTTGATATTTCTTCAAAAAATGGACTTGCTGCTAACCAAAACACCTCCTGAAGAAATAAAGAACAGTGTTCTACCAATGGTTTATCGAGCATTAGAAGCACCTTCGATTCAGATTCAG GAACTCTGCTTAAACATAATTCCTACGTTTGCCAACCTTATAGACTATCCATCAATGAAAAATTCACTGATACCAAGAATTAAAAATGCCTGTTTACAAACATCATCTCTTGCT GTACGTGTAAATTCCTTAGTCTGTTTGGGAAAGATTTTGGAATACTTGGATAAGTGGTTCGTTCTTGATGATATTCTGCCTTTTTTGCAACAAATTCCTTCCAAGGAACCCGCAGTCCTTATGGGAATTCTAG GTATCTACAAATGTACGTTTAGTCATAAGAAACTGGGAATTACAAAAGAGCAACTTGCAGGAAAGGTTCTGCCCCATCTGATTCCTCTCAGCATTGAGAACAATCTTAATCTAAACCAG TTTAATTCCTTCATTTCAGTCATAAAAGAGATGTTATGTAAATTGGAAGCTGAGCATAAGACCAAACTTGAACAGATCCATGTTATGCAAGAACAGCAAAA ATCTTTCGATATAACTAATCCAATGAGCCCACCTGAAGAAACAAAAGCCAAAAATACAGGCAATCAG ATTGACAAGGTGTTTAGCAGCCTAGGAACAGATATCTTAACTAGTGGACCTGATTGTAAAGAGAATGGAATGTTGACAAATAAGAGAAAG GGATCGCTTACACTTGAAGAGAAGCAAAAGTTAGCAAAAGAGCAAGAACAAGcacaaaaaatgaaaaaccaaCAGCCACTTAAACCTCAGCCTCACACAGTTACTGCCCCAGTCAAACAG ACCAAGGACTTGACTGACACTTTGAGAGAAAGCATGGCATCATTAACCAGCCAGTCCATCAACAAACCTAAAGTTCCCTCTTCAAATAGCTTTTCTTCAGTGGGTATTGGAATGGGGTTTTCATCCCCTGTTGAGAGCGCTAAGAGAAATGGACTAAATGCTAATATGGGATTTCAGCCGTCTGGATTTGGGATGGGAATTGGTACTACAAGCCAGAATTACTTCAGTACTGCTAGTGTCACAGGAATGACCAACATGAATATGATGCCAGCAGCAAACATGGCACCTTATAGTCCTATGAACACTACAGCTGCAATTTCACAACCAGCACAACAAAGCAGACCACCAGATATGTCAGCTTTAGATAGCCTATTTACGGCTCAAAAACCTAAAGTTAGTATGAATCAGTTGTcgcaacaaaaaacaaacccatggCTTAATCAGTTTGCACCTCCTCAGGGTTCCAACAGTACTGCCTTAGGAACGCAGATGAATGCGATGGGACAATCTGGCTTTGGCTTGCAGGGAAATCCTTTCTTTAGTCCTCAAAACTTCACACAACCAACAAACAGCATGACAAGCAGCAGCTCAGCTAGTAATGACTTAAAAGACCTCTTTGGGTAA